Below is a window of Uloborus diversus isolate 005 chromosome 3, Udiv.v.3.1, whole genome shotgun sequence DNA.
AATCTGGGGGATCAAGAAGGCCAGGCAAGGTGATGTAGAAAAGTAAGCCCTCTGACACCCTTGCAGTGTATGATCAAGCCTTATACCGTCAATAAAAGGCTCTCTGTCAGTAATAATGTTACAGATGTTAGCATAGGGATTATAAAGATGCATAAATATTCCTCgtttaaattaagaaatacttTACTTCAAACACGCACTACAGACTTTGGATTTTCTTGTCGTATCTAACGGAAACTCGATTTACATgtgaaacattttgcatttgtcagtttttacTCAATATAAAGTCAAATCATCTAAAAATGCTTCAACTGGAGATTAAACGTAAACTAGTTCAGGAGAGAGAGTTTCAGTTCAACTATAAATCTGTTAATTCCCAACCTCTAAAATGCAGAAAATGTATTAGTAACTTAATAGCTACTTCATGTTATAAGTTTTCTAGGTAACTTGTTCACTGATGCAAATATTCTTATTTATCTGCACGTTCCAACGTTCATTCATTTGAATATTTAGACTTGAAGAACATAATCGTCTTACCAAACGATTGGGGTTGTACCTTCTTTGATGTAGTCATGCATGAAAGGAATTACTTGAATGTTTCAAATCttaaaattcagaagaaaaagaaGTGATAATTGAGACCAACGGAAACAGAGAAGCCTACGGTTACAAAATTTATATTCAGTGATTTATGCTTCTTTTCCTTCTTGACTTAGAGTTATAATTTGGGCAATCGTTGAACTTCATACAAAGCCTGCTATATTTAAACTGCTCTTAATTCGCATTTATAAAATCCGTTCTAAATTCTAGGTTACATTtctgtttaaagtttttcttgagCGTGATTTTTCATCGAAATTACTCTTCATTGCTCCTTAATTCCAAATTACAAGTTCTCTtgcattttgaacaaaatattttgcaataattttttcagaaaataagatagaaatgtcttttttttccatttcaaaggaagaaaagtacatttaaagAAGGCATTTGAGGTGAACAAATAAGAAATATTCTTAAATATTGGATCATAAAATATTCGAATCAAAGTAAGTGTAATTTGTATACgtttttcaactatttatttCTTAAGCACTTAAACTTTTAATCGTTCCAGATCTAACAACTTTCTTGGTTTGGATTATGAATCAGATTTCAACCATCtacaaaaacgaagaaaaatatagatcttaaaaaatagattcagctgaaattttgatttttctcaaaaatttcatcattatcAAGCGTTTACTTCTTTTATGTCCCACACAATTGTACACACAGAGCAAAAGTCGCAATAAATGTAGTATTgtctttataaataaaataattcaacatttGAACACGTTAAAAAGCAATGCAAATACGTTCtgtaaaataaggaaaaacacTCCCGCAcgcaaaataattaaacatttgaaCGTGCAGCATTATTCaatacatacactgttaaaactacagattgcatTTGCCACCTTTCCGAGATGAAAAGCTTGTAGCACCAGCGGCATCCTATACAGTGCCGAAATGGCACCCTTAACCCAGCATGCACcgttcttaaaaactaaaaaaattcaaaaacgatCCCTAAAAACTTGCATGAGGCAGTTTGCGCGATACCCGTTctcaatccccccccctttttttttgaaaacaacacTTTTCACTATAACTTTTGGAATAAattcctggaatttttttcatcctgaTAACAGATGGCTGTTCCGTACGCGTATATACGGTTACATACAGTTACGTGTGGTAGTTGTGCTCCCCCCCCCGAGAGAAATACGCCCCCCAGGTAATACGGGGGTTGAGAGGGGCACAtccccctccaaatttttttttttttttttttttataaaatattttatgaatgatgCAATTTGCGTCCTACCCGCTTCGCCCTATTCTTAGCATTTCCCCTCAGGTAAAACGGGGGGTTAGAGGTCACACCCCgagaaaagaattttaaaaactaaaatttttaaaaagcaaccCTTAAAGTTTTGCTTGAGGCAGTTTGCACTTACCGTACCTCACCTTAGAACATTAACATTGTCACAAATGTTTATAACTAAGGTGGGATTGAAGCAACTTCTAATATAAAAACAAAGCATTGGCATCATAAAtacggagaagaaaaaaaaaataaaatatttataacttcaGATCGTGCATTAACTTCagagttatttcaaaaaatggtcaaaaaagatttaagtttcaaaatgttttatgattttttttttaaacttttgctctGATACCATTCAAGTGCTTTCATTTAAAGCTCTTTTCATATATCTTTAAAATTAGTTACATTCTATTAGAGTTCTTAGTTTGAGCATATGCCGTAATGTTTCGTGAAAttagacaaaaattcaaatgttttttcgcATATagcagtaatttttctttcataattcaTTCATGTATTTTTTCGGAATAAATTTTCAGCAGGTTGGAACGAAAAGCAACTTTTTTCCTAATTTCAATCATTGGTAGTgaggaaaaggtgccattggtgaaacaaagtgcaaataaaaaatttgaaagttttggaCATCTTCGGCCGCAATTGCGTTGAAGTTACAACCAATTGCTGCTTTTTGATAAGTCTAGCACAACTAGTAAAAAATAggtatttttctcctttcaaTGATAGGTAGTGcggaaaaattgcattaaatttacatgaaaaatttGAGATATGTGGTACCATTCCTTCCTTTGTCGCAAGTGTGTAGAAGTTATGGcaattttcccttctttttgtgttttaaataaattttctgaaaacgttAAACTTTTAACATATTTATCTCAAATAATTATATGATGTGTCACCTACAATGAATTTTTAGATGATTGGTGCGTTATAATAAATGAACTACTTATTGctgtaaattttaaattgctgTTTTGCGTTCACAACCAACAGGAACAACCCAGAACTCACTCCTAATCACTGGTAGATCTTTTTAAATAAGAGAACACGATTACACTTTCTCAACTAATAGCAGTCCAGCGAATTAACacacagtttttatattttttccactCTGTACTTTGAAACAGAATTATTTAAACTTTATATAGGAGAATTACGGTACTTACTCACTGAAAATGTATTATGTACTCAAATTGCAAATCGTACAAAAGCGGAATCAGCATTGATTGAAAACGTACCTACTAAACAGCATTCTTGAACTAGATTGAAATTGCCataaagctaaaataaaaaaGCATCTGATTATTTGCGTCTACCACTAAATTCGAAACCTTGAAACAATTGCTTGCTGTCATGCAAAATTTTTCTTGTCCATTTCCGGAGTTTGCTTCTTTTTGTAATGAAGTGGCCAGACTTGGGACAATTTTGAACTTCAACCTTTAGTAGCATAATTAATCTTATGTTACCTATTTGAACATAATGTTCTATTTAATGGAAATGTCTTAGTACTAAACCTCAAGATACGGTATAGATCTGTAGATCTATccacaaaaaacaaaataaaaacatattcacTGTCTTAGGTTAGGGATTCCTGTAGTAGCTTGGGGGcacttaacattttgatttatttatttattttatttttttttttcatgtattcagCAATCAATAATATCTAAGGACacctcattttaaaaaagtttattttacaactaaataacattaaagtaaaataacattagataaaaataatacagcattgtacacagtacaaaaaTATACAGACTGTACAGTCTTGTACAGTCTTTCACAGATTTCAGCATCCCTCAAAATTTTGATTGTCTCCCCTATCttctttattattttgaatgtaatgtttgtacGCTCCTTTATATACATTTAGGAGCTTATAATTATTTGGTGAGCCCAAATAATTCCTTCGTGCAGCTGTTTCTTAGTTCTCTCCGTTCCTCACTTCAATAACCTTTTTGACAAACACCTAATCACCTtcatttttattccttcattaaaCGTGAAATTTACAACAAATAACTAACATTCGTAATAGGttctgaaaatttcttttgttcATCCACAAATTCTGATTTTTTACGATTGACAAATTTTCTCTCCTGAAACGGTATGACACATTTATTGCCCTTAGAAtagtcatcattaaaaaaaagaagaaaaatgcaatTATACAGTTTATTTACTGAATATTATTTCCAGACATCTTTTCTGTCTTCGTACATAAATTTGGAACATTGCCCCAAGTTTAGAGCGCATACTTTCTTTAAGTTATGCATTAACAAGTTAAATTGAATCAGTTAAGTGGAAATGAATTCGTCCAAATAGTGCACAAGTGCATAGCCGAAAAGAACTGCGACAAAAATACAAACTAAAACTGCTCAGTTAACATGggtaaccaaagttatttccatacAAATCgcatattttgtcaaaattttcaaaatattggataAACTTACCCTTTAATCTAAAGCATCAAAATTTAACTCACACAGCCTCAAAAGATAACTATCTCATTAACCGCGTAACacaatttatttcttactggtagAATACTAATAGGTGTACAAGCACTCAagacaaaattcatcaaaatgtcccaagttaggaTACTGACACAAGTGTGGTCCTTTGACTGTACGTGATTTTTGcactatattttttctttgttcagTTGTCTAAGGAAGCTTCAAAATCATTGAAAAAgacttatgattaaaaaaaaaaacttttaaagagtTTACAGGTACCGGACTTTCTGATTTCGTACTCTTTCTTGCATAGTCGATCTAGAATGGGCCTTCTTTCGAAAAGATCAGTAATATTTTGCAAGTGGACCCTATTTTCCTGAAACCCAATCAATAAGACTCAACAATTAGATTTTCTCTTATTTGTGTTATAAGTTAAGCACCtaaataattaatgttaatatcaaaacaaatgtttttttttttcgatgaaacaTTCAATAGGAGTAAATGAAAATTTCGTGATGAATGTGttcaaaaaaagaacaatttaatttttagtcaataaaatggaaattttccTACAAATGTTTCTGTGCAAAAAAATTCTTCTGTACAAGATTGAATAAAATTCAGTCGGAATGGCGGagcgaaaaagaagaaaagaaaagaacacaATATTTGAGACATTCCTAACTCTGCATTTACCGAGCATAGTACCCGCTTCAGGAAACTAAAAGGGAACAGGAAAATTATACTACGCATTAAacgtcattaaaaattaatgcagtttttttattcaagcatcgattttataaaaatagcTATATTGTCAAAATTAGCTATTATCTCACGCTACAATAACATTATATATTTGCGAAATATCAGGAAAATACTTGAATTTGTGGTAGTAAACGGCCTCAGTTTTAACGGTTTCAAAACAGAAATGTTTGAGCGATCAGGATGGTTGAACTCGAAAATATGTGTAGTCAACAAACTTAAACAGACTGGTCATTTTTTTTATGCGAAAAAACTGTAAATGGATTATGAATCACACTAAATTGGATTCACTGATTGGAACCAATCGATGGTTCTTCCGCCAGCTCACTAAAATGTCGCAATGTTTTAATAACCCGCTTCGGTGGTTTCATTTTTAGCAAGCCACAAATTCCGCTGCTTTATTTAAAAGATCTAAGATCCACTCATCCAATTCATTCTGAAAACATTTGCCACAATTTCACGGACAATGATTCTACACCATCGGTGTTATCACTTCCAGTTTTACTACTGGATGTTGATACATTCAGTTCCTGCTACGCTTGAATCAAGCAGTGTATCACAAATAACCCCCCTCTGATTGACAGCTGTTTTTAAAGACTCATTAAGCACGACTTGCAAATTCGAGCAGCTTGCTATGAATCTTCATGGAAGATGATTTTTTGAGTGCTGGGCGATGAAACACCAAAGCAGGTCGAAAATCATCGCCAAGATACCTGCGATTGACGGGCTTTTCCGAAATCCGGATTGAACTTGGTATCCAGTGGTTTCGATTAGATGTTATACTTTTTGAAGCATGTATGCCGCGGGAAATGCGTTATCTTTTCCTAAGCTGCAGTTACGCTTCATCTTTTAATTCACTTGTTGTTCCGCAAGGCCagcttttctctttcttttttgactagtttTGCATGGGAAGTTACGAGAATGTCATTTTGTCTTTGTAAGTGAAAGAACATTTTCTGTTCTGCATTTATAATTTCAACAGTGTCGGCAACTTTGTGCTTATGGCTCTCTTATGATTTGAAACGTACCACAGAGATTAGTACAAGATGTTCAGTCCAGGATCATGGGTGTTATGTGCGTGTTTGTTATTTGTTCGCTATGGTCTGGTACATGGAGAGGGAAGACGACCGTTTTATGTTATAGCTCACATGGTGAATTCAATTTACGAAATGGAGGAATATTTGGCGAGAGGAGCCAATGCCATCGAAGCAGATGTCACCTTCAATGCTAACGGaactataaaacaaatttatcacGGATATCCATGTGACTGCTACAGAGTGTGtgatgagaaagaaaattttggaaaatacctTAATTATGTTAGAGATCTTACAAGTCCCAATAATGCCAAGTATCAAAAAAGCCTTTCGCTCTTATTTTTGGACTTGAAACTCAGTGATGTTACACGCTCACAGAAATACAAAGCCGGTGAAGAAATAGCAAAGAATTTGATTACTAACCTCTGGAATTATGATTTGAGTGATCCACAGATTCACGTTTTGTTGTCCATAGGCCATACATCTGACAGCGATGCTATTAAAGGTGTCCAAGAAACGTTCACTAAATCTCATCGTTCGACGTCAATGAAAAAATTAGGTTTTGATGTTGGATTAAATGATGATTTAAACAGCGTCCGTAAAATGTGGTCAAAGTTGAACATAAATGCCAATCGTTGGCAGGGCGATGGAATCACCAACTGCTTTCGGTTTATGAGGGATGATACTAGATTGCGACATGCGATTCGAATCCGAGATTCTGGCACTGGATTCATCGAAAAAGTGTACGATTGGACAGTGGATATAACTGAAAATATTAGGCGCTCTTTGCGCTCAGGGGTTGATGCAATGATTACTAATTTCCCTGAACGTGTCATATCTGTTCTTCAAGAAAAAGAGTTCAGAGATAAATATCGTTTAGCTTCTGAAGAAGATAGTCCATTTTCTAGAGTCGCACTAGCTCCATTGAAACACAGTCTTAGGGTACCAACAATGACGAGTTACGTGTCTTCCATTAGAGAGATAACTATAGCTCTCATGGGATACATATGGGATTTTTATAAACTTAGGTTGAAAAGACCAGAAACCTTGTTCCCTTTAATACAGGACTTAATTACGAGAGCTGCACCAACTCTACTAGAGTATCACTCTTTTATGCAACGGCTaaataagaaaaactttttgagaaaatCATCCACTTCTAAGAAAAAACTGGACTAATTCATAAAataacttcattttaatttcatatgaCTGTGCTGGATCACATTTTTAGTCATAGTATTGAATATtgtatgtatttattaatttactactcgGAACATTTGGAAGTTCTTTAGTCTGCTGTGGAGTTATAATCTGAAGAATTGAATTTACTTACTTTTTGACTATTTACGCAATTTAGTCAAGCGTTGCAATTAAACTGCATATTTTTCTAACGGACATTTAAAATGGGGCATTTTGATTCtactttaatattattatttataaaaccAAGAATCGTCATGATCTGATTAAATAAATGCTGCAGAATGTTACAGGTGAGTCATAATTTATGAACCTATAAAATATTTTCGCGATAATTACAATCCAATTTTTCCTATATATAATGtacacataaatatatatatatattttgattacaACTAATTTTTATATAATACATTTTATTCAAGAATCCGAATCTACTAAACTGGCTAAACACTTTCAAGTTCTTTATTTATAGTACATCTTAGAATGGCTGAGTTATTTGATTATCATTTGCCGTAGCTCAGTGTAGTTtgaaagtttttgatgaaaaaagtatttttctgtaaCAACACGCACAAATGAGTACTTTGTTATGAAACTGTTTCATTTAATATTcaaccaaattaaaattttgctttcaaaaatgttgctttatatgttaatactaaaaaaaaatggtcattaAAGGTATGTCCAgctgaaaaaaaacaaagttacttttcttcattaaaattagtttcaacTTATCGGTGCATTTTACTATCTGAGTTAACTTTTATACCGATTATTTTCCTAATCCCATATTtacaaatgaagcagtgagaagcaaaaaggtgtaagtggtaaaattaaaaattggagataaccagtgcaaatggtaggtgaata
It encodes the following:
- the LOC129218932 gene encoding dermonecrotic toxin StSicTox-betaIB1i-like, which encodes MFSPGSWVLCACLLFVRYGLVHGEGRRPFYVIAHMVNSIYEMEEYLARGANAIEADVTFNANGTIKQIYHGYPCDCYRVCDEKENFGKYLNYVRDLTSPNNAKYQKSLSLLFLDLKLSDVTRSQKYKAGEEIAKNLITNLWNYDLSDPQIHVLLSIGHTSDSDAIKGVQETFTKSHRSTSMKKLGFDVGLNDDLNSVRKMWSKLNINANRWQGDGITNCFRFMRDDTRLRHAIRIRDSGTGFIEKVYDWTVDITENIRRSLRSGVDAMITNFPERVISVLQEKEFRDKYRLASEEDSPFSRVALAPLKHSLRVPTMTSYVSSIREITIALMGYIWDFYKLRLKRPETLFPLIQDLITRAAPTLLEYHSFMQRLNKKNFLRKSSTSKKKLD